A window of the Loxodonta africana isolate mLoxAfr1 chromosome 3, mLoxAfr1.hap2, whole genome shotgun sequence genome harbors these coding sequences:
- the LOC111751943 gene encoding small proline-rich protein 2E-like, whose product MSYQQQQCKQLCQPPPVVCTPKCPEPCPPPKCPEPCPPPKCPEPCPPPICPPQPCQQKCPPTQIYQPCQQKCPPKSK is encoded by the coding sequence ATGTCTTACCAACAGCAGCAGTGCAAGCAGCTCTGCCAACCACCTCCTGTGGTGTGCACACCTAAGTGCCCTGAGCCATGTCCACCTCCAAAGTGCCCAGAGCCATGTCCACCTCCAAAGTGCCCAGAGCCATGCCCACCCCCAATATGCCCACCTCAGCCATGTCAGCAGAAATGCCCTCCTACACAGATATACCAACCCTGCCAGCAGAAGTGTCCTCCTAAGAGCAAGTAA